The following coding sequences lie in one Salvelinus fontinalis isolate EN_2023a chromosome 21, ASM2944872v1, whole genome shotgun sequence genomic window:
- the LOC129818224 gene encoding stanniocalcin → MLAKFGLFVVFLVLGTAATFDTDPEEASPRRARFSSNSPSDVARCLNGALAVGCGTFACLENSTCDTDGMHDICQLFFHTAATFNTQGKTFVKESLRCIANGVTSKVFQTIRRCGVFQRMISEVQEECYSRLDICGVARSNPEAIGEVVQVPAHFPNRYYSTLLQSLLACDEETVAVVRAGLVARLGPDMETLFQLLQNKHCPQGSNQGPNSATAGWRWPMGSPPSFKIQPSMRGRDPTHLFARKRSVEALEREME, encoded by the exons ATGCTCGCAAAATTCGGCCTGTTCGTGGTCTTCCTTGTCCTGGGGACTGCCGCCACCTTCGACACCGACCCGGAGGAAGCTTCTCCTCGCCGTGCACGCTTCTCATCCAACAGCCCCT cggaTGTGGCTAGGTGTTTGAATGGTGCTCTAGCCGTGGGATGTGGTACGTTTGCCTGCCTGGAGAATTCTACCTGTGACACTGATGGCATGCACGATATCTGTCAACTGTTCTTTCACACCGCAGCTACCTTTAACACACAG ggtaaGACGTTTGTAAAGGAGAGTCTGAGGTGTATTGCCAACGGCGTCACGTCTAAAGTCTTCCAGACCATCAGGCGCTGTGGAGTCTTCCAGAGAATGATCTCTGAG gtccaGGAGGAGTGTTACAGTAGACTGGACATCTGTGGTGTGGCTCGCTCTAACCCTGAGGCCATCGGAGAGGTGGTGCAGGTCCCTGCACACTTCCCGAACAG gtacTACAGCACTCTGCTCCAGTCCCTGCTAGCCTGTGATGAGGAGACAGTGGCTGTGGTCAGGGCAGGGCTTGTTGCTAGGCTGGGGCCAGACATGGAGACTCTCTTCCAGCTGCTGCAGAACAAACACTGCCCCCAGGGTTCTAACCAGGGTCCTAACTCTGCCACCGCTGGCTGGCGCTGGCCAATGGGGTCGCCTCCTTCCTTCAAGATCCAGCCCAGCATGAGAGGAAGAGACCCCACCCACCTATTTGCTAGGAAACGCTCTGTGGAGgcattggagagagagatggagtag